AATTTTGGGACATGGGGTGAGGAAGACAGTGGCTACAACAGTGGCGGCCCCATCGTTACAGGGGGCGGACTTGTCTTCATCGGCGCATCCACCGACAATAAAATACACGCTTTTGATCTCGACTCTGGTGCACTCCTGTGGGCGCATGCGTTACCCCGCGCCGGCATCGCTACACCCATGACGTACATGGTTGATGGGCAACAATTTGTGGTCATCGCAGCTGGCGGACACGGCAAAGCTGGTTTACAACTCGGCGATTTTGTTGTTGCCTTTGCGCTGCCTGAGGATTAAGCGAAATCAGGGTGCACTACGCCCGATTTGAGATTTGTCTGCAATTATGACATGAAAAACCGTGTGGTTACGGTAAATGTCTGCCAGATCGTGAACATTGAAGGGTACAGCGAGTAAACGGTAGTTCGCAAAATACGCCCCCTCAGCACCATCAAAACGCAGGCAGTGCCCTAATTCCGCATGGAGCCCATCGCTGATTTAGATATACTTGAAGACATTGATGCACCCAAGCAGGTAGCATCCGAAACGCAGGGTACCCGCAGTGTTTATCTGGAAACCTACGGGTGCCAGATGAATGTGTCGGATTCCGAGATCGTTGCCTCTGTCCTCCGTGCTGACGGTTTTGGACTGACGCATAATCCGGATACTGCAGATATTGTACTCATCAACACCTGCGCCATCCGTGAAAATGCGGAGCAAAAAGTACGGCATCGCCTGGCTACTTTTCGTGCCCAGAAAAAGAAGGGCCGTACCAAGTTGAAGCTTGGTGTGCTTGGATGTATGGCCGAACGGCTGCGTCATAAGCTGCTGGATGAGGAGAAGCTCGTTGACCTCGTGGTAGGACCCGATGCCTACCGGGATTTGCCCAACCTTTTGAATGAGGCAGACGAGACCGGACAGGCAGCGGTCAACGTCCATCTTTCAAAAGAAGAAACGTACGCTGACATTGCTCCGGTGCGTTACGATACCAATGGCGTCTCGGCATTTGTGTCGATTATGCGGGGTTGCGATAACATGTGCTCTTTTTGCGTGGTGCCGTTCACGCGAGGACGCGAGCGCAGCCGGCCCATTGATAGCATTCTGGATGAATGCAAAACCCTTGTAGATCAGGGCTACAAAGAAGTGACCGTGCTCGGCCAGAACGTTAATTCTTATCGCTACGAACGCGAGGGGAAACAGGTAACCTTTGCTGAATTGCTGTATCAG
This window of the Bacteroidota bacterium genome carries:
- the miaB gene encoding tRNA (N6-isopentenyl adenosine(37)-C2)-methylthiotransferase MiaB — protein: MEPIADLDILEDIDAPKQVASETQGTRSVYLETYGCQMNVSDSEIVASVLRADGFGLTHNPDTADIVLINTCAIRENAEQKVRHRLATFRAQKKKGRTKLKLGVLGCMAERLRHKLLDEEKLVDLVVGPDAYRDLPNLLNEADETGQAAVNVHLSKEETYADIAPVRYDTNGVSAFVSIMRGCDNMCSFCVVPFTRGRERSRPIDSILDECKTLVDQGYKEVTVLGQNVNSYRYEREGKQVTFAELLYQISLISPELRIRYSTSHPKDCSDELLHVHRERENVCNYIHLPVQHGNTDVLERMRRTYTREEYLDLIGRARKIVPGIAFSTDIIAGFCGETEAQHQDTLSLMREVRYDHAFMFIYSERPTTYAARKYEDDIPLEVKKRRLSEIISLQTSIALELNKAEIGREHTVLVEGLSKRSDAQLCGRTDTNKMAIFDKNGFEKGQYVKVRVTDCTSATLLAAHG